One genomic window of Micromonospora sp. WMMD1128 includes the following:
- the rsmA gene encoding 16S rRNA (adenine(1518)-N(6)/adenine(1519)-N(6))-dimethyltransferase RsmA, giving the protein MTGLLGPAEIRELAARLGVTPTKKLGQNFVHDPNTVRRIVTTAGLAPDDVALEVGPGLGSLTLALLPVAAHVHAVELDPALAAALPETAARFAGPDAGRLTVHPADALRVTAADLADPAPTALVANLPYNVAVPVVLHLLAELPTLRHGLVMVQKEVADRLVAGPGSKVYGIPSVKLAWYARSRAAGKVPPNVFWPVPNVDSGLVAFTRREPPRPDVPRTAVFAVVDAAFAQRRKTLRAALAGWAGGADRAAAALTAAGVDPGARGESLTVEQFAAIAASAPDGSAAAQ; this is encoded by the coding sequence GTGACCGGACTCCTCGGCCCGGCGGAGATCCGGGAACTCGCCGCGCGGCTCGGCGTCACGCCGACCAAGAAACTCGGCCAGAACTTCGTGCACGACCCGAACACCGTGCGGCGGATAGTCACCACCGCCGGCCTCGCCCCGGACGACGTGGCCCTGGAGGTCGGCCCCGGCCTCGGCTCGCTCACCCTGGCCCTGCTGCCGGTCGCCGCGCACGTGCACGCCGTGGAACTCGACCCGGCGCTCGCCGCCGCGCTCCCGGAGACCGCCGCCCGGTTCGCCGGCCCGGACGCCGGCCGGCTCACCGTGCACCCCGCCGACGCGCTGCGGGTCACCGCCGCCGACCTGGCCGACCCGGCGCCCACCGCGCTTGTGGCGAACCTGCCCTACAACGTGGCCGTGCCGGTGGTGCTGCACCTGCTCGCCGAACTGCCCACCCTGCGGCACGGCCTGGTGATGGTGCAGAAGGAGGTCGCCGACCGGCTCGTCGCCGGACCCGGCTCCAAGGTGTACGGCATCCCCTCGGTCAAGCTCGCCTGGTACGCGCGCTCCCGGGCCGCCGGCAAGGTCCCGCCGAACGTGTTCTGGCCGGTACCCAACGTCGACTCCGGCCTGGTCGCGTTCACCCGCCGCGAGCCGCCCCGGCCGGACGTACCCCGCACGGCGGTGTTCGCGGTCGTCGACGCCGCGTTCGCCCAGCGCCGCAAGACGCTGCGCGCCGCCCTGGCCGGCTGGGCCGGTGGCGCGGACCGGGCCGCCGCCGCGCTCACCGCCGCCGGCGTGGACCCGGGCGCACGCGGCGAGTCACTCACCGTCGAGCAGTTCGCCGCCATCGCCGCGTCGGCCCCGGACGGCTCCGCCGCCGCCCAGTAG
- a CDS encoding alpha/beta hydrolase — protein sequence MPFVTVGTENSAPIDLYYEDHGSGQPIVLIHGFPFNGATWEKMSGPLLAAGYRVITYDRRGFGSSAQPAFGYDYDTFAADLDVLMTELDLRNAILVGHSMGTGEVTRYLGAYGSGRVERAVMMAPLAPYLLKAPDDPEGVDKSMFEGFQQAIIQDRFAYLTQFCDVFFNASENKGKLVSDEAYHAHWQIGAQASAKGTHDSVDAWQTDFRGDLPNIDVPVLIIQGDKDNVLPYPLTGQRLVNMLPDAKLVTLKGAPHGTPWTHPTEVNKAIMEFIGKPSMAPA from the coding sequence ATGCCTTTCGTCACCGTCGGTACGGAGAATTCCGCGCCCATCGACCTGTACTACGAGGACCACGGTTCCGGTCAGCCGATCGTGCTGATCCACGGGTTCCCGTTCAACGGGGCCACCTGGGAGAAGATGAGCGGTCCGCTGCTCGCCGCCGGATATCGGGTGATCACGTACGACCGGCGGGGGTTCGGCAGTTCCGCCCAGCCGGCGTTCGGCTACGACTACGACACGTTCGCCGCCGACCTGGACGTGCTGATGACCGAGCTGGACCTGCGCAACGCCATCCTGGTCGGGCATTCGATGGGCACCGGCGAGGTCACCCGCTACCTGGGCGCGTACGGGTCGGGTCGGGTGGAACGGGCGGTCATGATGGCCCCGTTGGCGCCGTACCTGCTGAAGGCCCCGGACGATCCGGAGGGCGTCGACAAGAGCATGTTCGAGGGGTTCCAGCAGGCGATCATCCAGGATCGGTTCGCCTACCTGACCCAGTTCTGCGACGTCTTCTTCAACGCCAGCGAGAACAAGGGAAAGCTGGTCAGCGACGAGGCGTACCACGCGCACTGGCAGATCGGCGCGCAGGCGTCGGCGAAGGGCACCCACGACTCGGTGGACGCCTGGCAGACCGACTTCCGCGGCGACCTGCCGAACATCGACGTGCCGGTGCTGATCATCCAGGGCGACAAGGACAACGTGCTGCCGTACCCGCTCACGGGTCAGCGGCTGGTGAACATGCTGCCCGACGCCAAGTTGGTCACGCTCAAGGGCGCGCCGCACGGCACCCCGTGGACGCACCCGACCGAGGTCAACAAGGCGATCATGGAGTTCATCGGCAAGCCGAGCATGGCCCCGGCCTGA
- a CDS encoding TatD family hydrolase, which translates to MLAAMTEQTETRKQRAARRAGEFPPAPEPLPVPVPDSHTHLDITVGEYGSPPGGDGGDPVAAAIAVATGVGVDRLVQVGVDVESSRWGADVADRYPAVLATVALHPNEAPRLDDLDEALRAIEALAGRDRVRGVGETGMDFFRTGADGRAAQEASFRAHIAIAKRYGKALVIHDRDAHADVLRILDDEGAPDTVVMHCFSGDADFARECVRRGHLLSFAGTVTFGSAVALREAAAGTPPAQLLVETDAPYLTPMPHRGRPNASYLIPLTVRFLADTTGVDLDELCAAISTNGERAFGPWC; encoded by the coding sequence ATGCTGGCCGCGATGACCGAGCAGACCGAGACCCGCAAGCAGCGCGCCGCCCGCCGGGCCGGCGAGTTCCCGCCCGCGCCCGAGCCGCTGCCCGTGCCCGTGCCGGACAGCCACACCCACCTCGACATCACCGTCGGCGAGTACGGCTCGCCGCCGGGCGGCGACGGCGGCGACCCGGTGGCCGCCGCGATCGCCGTCGCCACCGGGGTCGGCGTGGACCGCCTGGTCCAGGTCGGCGTGGACGTCGAGTCGTCCCGGTGGGGCGCCGACGTCGCCGACCGGTACCCGGCGGTGCTGGCCACCGTGGCGTTGCACCCCAACGAGGCGCCCCGCCTGGACGACCTGGACGAGGCGCTGCGTGCGATCGAGGCGCTGGCCGGGCGGGACCGGGTGCGCGGCGTCGGCGAGACCGGCATGGACTTCTTCCGCACCGGCGCCGACGGGCGGGCCGCGCAGGAGGCGAGCTTCCGGGCGCACATCGCCATCGCCAAGCGGTACGGCAAGGCGCTCGTCATCCACGACCGCGACGCGCACGCCGACGTGCTGCGGATCCTCGACGACGAGGGCGCGCCGGACACCGTGGTGATGCACTGCTTCTCCGGCGACGCCGACTTCGCCCGCGAGTGCGTCCGCCGCGGGCACCTGCTGAGCTTCGCCGGCACGGTCACCTTCGGCAGCGCCGTCGCGCTGCGGGAGGCCGCCGCCGGCACCCCGCCCGCGCAGCTGCTCGTCGAGACCGACGCGCCGTACCTGACGCCGATGCCGCACCGGGGACGGCCGAACGCGTCGTACCTGATCCCGCTGACCGTCCGCTTCCTCGCCGACACCACTGGGGTTGATCTTGACGAGTTGTGCGCCGCCATCTCCACCAACGGTGAGCGCGCCTTCGGCCCGTGGTGTTAA